In the genome of Nocardiopsis composta, one region contains:
- a CDS encoding polyprenyl synthetase family protein: protein MTSSLSSPVSYVRPAVDAALARFVQEHRARLLEIGAELAPAADALEAMLTGGKRLRPAFCFWGWRGAGGTDVPEIFTAAASLELLQACALIHDDVIDNSDTRRGLPSTHRRIAGLHRDSGWSGAAEEFGRGAAILIGDLCLAWSDEMYQGSGLPAEALAAGRRPFDAMRTEVMAGQYLDTLEQVRDGEAVEAALRVMDYKSAKYTVERPLHLGAALAGRYDDLAPVYTAYGRPLGLAFQLRDDLLGVFGDPERTGKPAGDDLREGKRTVLVAETLARAGAADAAEFRRRLGDPDLSAETIAWMGGLAEDSGALAACERRIDDHVAQATEALESDLIAPEARSALADLIVAATARKF, encoded by the coding sequence ATGACCTCCTCGCTTTCCTCCCCTGTCTCCTATGTCCGACCCGCCGTGGACGCCGCGCTCGCCCGCTTCGTCCAGGAGCACCGGGCCCGGCTGCTGGAGATCGGGGCCGAGCTGGCGCCGGCCGCCGACGCGCTGGAGGCCATGCTCACCGGGGGCAAGCGGCTCCGCCCGGCCTTCTGCTTCTGGGGCTGGCGCGGGGCCGGCGGCACCGACGTGCCGGAGATCTTCACCGCGGCGGCCTCCCTGGAGCTGCTCCAGGCGTGCGCGCTGATCCACGACGACGTCATCGACAACAGCGACACCCGGCGGGGCCTGCCCTCCACCCACCGGCGGATCGCCGGGCTGCACCGCGACTCCGGGTGGAGCGGGGCCGCCGAGGAGTTCGGCCGGGGCGCCGCCATCCTCATCGGCGACCTCTGCCTGGCCTGGTCGGACGAGATGTACCAGGGCAGCGGGCTGCCCGCGGAGGCGCTGGCGGCCGGCCGCCGCCCGTTCGACGCGATGCGCACCGAGGTGATGGCCGGCCAGTACCTGGACACCCTGGAGCAGGTGCGCGACGGGGAGGCGGTGGAGGCCGCGCTGCGGGTGATGGACTACAAGTCCGCCAAGTACACCGTGGAGCGCCCGCTGCACCTGGGCGCGGCGCTGGCCGGCCGCTACGACGACCTGGCCCCCGTCTACACCGCCTACGGCCGCCCGCTGGGCCTGGCCTTCCAGCTCCGCGACGACCTGCTCGGCGTGTTCGGCGACCCGGAGCGGACCGGCAAGCCGGCCGGCGACGACCTGCGCGAGGGCAAGCGCACCGTGCTCGTCGCCGAGACGCTCGCCCGGGCCGGCGCGGCCGACGCCGCCGAGTTCCGCCGCCGACTGGGCGACCCCGACCTGTCCGCCGAGACCATCGCCTGGATGGGCGGCCTCGCCGAGGACTCCGGCGCGCTGGCCGCCTGCGAGCGCCGGATCGACGACCACGTCGCCCAGGCCACCGAGGCCCTGGAGAGCGACCTGATCGCCCCCGAGGCCCGCTCCGCCCTGGCCGACCTGATCGTCGCCGCCACCGCCCGCAAGTTCTGA